The DNA window ATTTTGAAGATTTTTTACTTGCGATAATGGATATTGGAATCCTACATCGTCAAATCCGATGGAATCTACTTCTTTTAATTGAACTGGAGCAGCAGGATCTTTCACGTCTGCTTCATAATCCAATGTTTCCTGCACACGATCAAGAGAAGCATTCCCACGCTGCATGACATTGATTAATTCACCGATTGCAAACATCGGCCAAATTGCCATCCCTAAGTAAACATTAAATGTAATTAGGTTCCCAACAGTCATCTCATTTTGTGATACAAGATAAGCACCATAACCTAATGCAACAACATAGCTGATACCAGTTCCTACTTTAGTGATTGGGCCAAATAATGCATCAATTCGTTCTACAACCATATTTTTTTGATACACTTCTTCACTCATATCCGCAAAATTTTGCTCGTCTGCTCGTTCTTGCACATAAGCACGAATAACACGAACACCAGCAACTGATTCTAATACTCGATCATTTAAATCACCAAATGCGTCTTGTGCGACCATATATTTTTCGTGTATGATTTTTCCTAAATATTGCATGATTAATGCTAAAATCGGTATTGGTAAAATTGCAAAAATGGTGAGCTTCCATGAAATGATGAAACCCATTGCAAGAATTAGTGCAGCCATATACATCGTAGAATCAATCAACGTCATAATTCCAAAACCAGCTGTTGTAGCTACAGCATTTAAATCGTTCGTTGCACGAGCCATCAAATCGCCCGTACGATTTTTCTCATAAAAAGTTGGTGTCATGCTCAAAAATTTACGATTTAGCTTCGAACGTAAAATGCGCTCGATCGAAATAGAGCCACCAAATAATTGGTATTGCCAAACAAAGTTAAGTCCATATCCCACAATGATTATTCCAACAAAATATAATACATATTGCAATAACGATTCCGTTGTCATCTTACCCAACGTAATCGTGTCAATTGCTTCACCGACTAACCATGGAGCTAAAACTTCAAATGCGCTGGCGATAATTAGCAAACTAACAGCGACTGTATATCGCTTCCAATGATCTTTAAAAAACCATTTCAATTTAAATAAAACAGAAAACATTCTTATCCCTCATTTCTTTTCTCTATGTTTAGGAAAGCTATCCACCTTCTAGAGATTCCTTTAATAAAATTTGTCTTGTTCGTTGAATAATCATATTCAACACTCCTCCTCATCATTTTATAACCAAAAAATGGAAATATAAAGACGCAAAAAAGCACATTACCCATATTCCGGCAATGTGCTTTAAAATAGACAAAGTCGTTCCTTAAATGTCTATTAATAAATCATTTTACGTCTGATGGAGGTATGAAGAAATTATTAAATTGTTTGTCATATCTTTTAAACGAATCATTTCTCATACCTCCATTTCCAATTTATTTAGTGTCCCTTAACATTAGCACATAGAATTTTCCATTGTCAATACTTTTCGAAAAAAGCGACTAATTAAATAATATGCATAATTGCTCCAAGGAGTGCACTTACTAATACTACTTTAAAAGGTGCCCATTTATACACGACAAGTAACGTAAAAGTTATAAGAACAATGACAAAATCTGTTGAACTGTTCACAGCACTTGTAAATACTGGATCATATAATGCAGCAAGAAGTATTCCTACTACCGCGGCATTCACTCCTTTTAAAGCTGCTTGGATTCCTTTTTTCGATCGTATAACTGACCAAAAAGGTAATGTTCCCATTACAAGTAAAAAAGAGGGTAAAAACATTGCTATAACTGCAACAAATGCTCCTGTCGTGCCCGCAGTAACTTGGCCTAAAAACCCAGCTAGTGTAAAAAGTGGGCCTGGTACTGCTTGAGCTGCTCCGTATCCTGCAATAAATACATCCGACGAAATATCCACTTCGCGTTGTAGCATTGGTAAAACAACATGTCCCCCACCAAAAACGATCGAACCAACACGATAATATGTATCAAATATGGCATAATAAACGGATTGCATAAAAGGTTTAAAAATAGGCAATAAAATCAATAAAGTAAAAAATAAAATCCAACTTATAATTCCCGTCTTTTTCCCAAAAGTAAGTGACATCTTAGGAACAGGATCAACCAGTTCTTTTTTAAAATAAAAATATCCAAAAAGCCCAGCTACAACTATAATACTAATTTGTCCAATAGCTGTAGGAATAAGTAGAGTGAGTCCTGCACAAACTATAGCAATTGAAATTCTCATACGGTCTGGCGCAAGTGACTTTTGCATTCCTAGCAGCGCCTGAGCAACTACTGCTACTGCAACTATTTTTAATCCTTGTATCCATCCACTGTCATATGAACCAGTTGATGTAACAAACATTGCAAATAGCATTAGTATGATGACAGATGGCATTGTAAATCCGAACCAAGAAATAATACCACCTAATATCCCTCCCCTTAGTAAACCAATGGATATACCTACTTGAGAGGAAGCAGGACCAGGTAAAAACTGACATAAGGCTACTATGTCCGCGTATAATTTATCATCTAACCATTTTCTTTTTTGGACATACTCTTCACGAAAGTAACCAATATGCGCTGCGGGACCTCCAAATGAGGTAAACCCAAGCTTTGTAGCTGCTTTTAAAATCTCCAAATATTTGTTTGCCAATTACGCTCACCCCAATCATCTTTCTATTATTATGATATAAAATTAGCCCTTTGATTGATAAGTTTATGTTAATTTTCAAACCTTTTATGAACAGCAGCAATGTCATTATATTCAGTGTAAGAAGAAAGATTTGTAATTTCTTTTTTTATATTTTATTATTAAACCTATAAACTATTTTTTAGAAAACAGGAGGTGTACACTTTGTTCTACCCCCCATTTGGGTTAGGGACAAAGTAATTATTTGGACATAGCCATACGGTTGACAGCATTTGCTGTCTTAATCGCACTCACTGCATTTTTTGTTGCTAGTGAATTTGCAATTGTAAAAGTAAGAACGACAAGAATTGATCAGCTGATAGCTGAAGGAAACAAAAAGGCATTAAATGCCAAAAAACTCGTTTCCAATTTGGATGAATATCTTTCTGCCTGTCAGCTAGGTATTACCATCACTGCTTTAGGATTAGGGTGGCTTGGTGAGCCGACAGTAGAAGCACTGTTACATCCAGCATTCGAGTATTTTGAGCTTCCTGAGAGTGTTTCCTCTATACTTTCGTTTATCATTGCATTTTCTCTTGTAACTTATATCCATGTAGTGGTAGGAGAATTAACACCAAAAACATTTGCAATTCAACAAGCAGAGGCTATCACATTAGCAGTTGCAAAACCGCTCATCATTTTTGATAAGCTTATGTATCCAGTTATTAAAGGGATGAATGGATCTGCACGCTTTCTAGCAGTTCGTGTGTTTGGATTGAAGTCTGTTTCCGAATCTGAAGTAGCCCACTCGGAAGAAGAACTTCGGATGATTCTTTCTGAAAGCTATAAAGGCGGAGAAATAAATCAAGCAGAATACAAATATGTAAATAAAATTTTCGAATTTGACGATCGCATTGCAAAAGAGATCATGGTTCCTCGAACTGAAATTATTTCGATTGACAAAGATCTCACACTTAGTGAGGTATTTGAGTTAATAGGAGTAGAACAATATACAAGATATCCTGTAACAGATGGTGACAAAGACCACATTATAGGCCTTGTTAACATGAAAAACCTATTAACAGCTTATATTAAGGATCCTGCCAATGCATCTACTCGTGTTATTGACTATATGCAGTCTATTATTCGAGTAATTGAAAATATGCCTATTGCTGATTTATTACTTAAAATCCAACGTGAACGTATTCATATGGCCATCTTAATGGACGAATACGGCGGTACTTCTGGTCTTGTAACAATTGAAGATATTATCGAAGAAATCGTCGGTGATATTCGTGATGAGTTCGACACAGATGAGCTTCCAGAAGTTCAAAAAGTCGCGGAAAATCATTATATTGTGGATGCAAAAATGTTAATTGGAAATGTAAATGACCTACTAGGAATCGATATCGATGAAGAAGATATTGATACAATCGGTGGTTGGTTTATGACAAAGAGCTATGATGCTGTAAAAGGCGAAAAATTAGTGGAACAAGGCTTTGATTTCATGGTAAAAGAGATTGATGGTCATCACATTCAATACTTAGAAATCATTAAATCTGCTCCTGTTGACACTGAACTAGAAGATACAGTAGAAGTACAATAAATAGAATATAAGCACATGGAAACATGGGGAATCTCTAGTATAGAGACTCCCCATGTTTTTTATTGTCCACTAGACTCCGTCAATCCATGTTTGACTGCATAAAGTGCAGCTTGTGTTCGATCCTGGACGTGGAGCTTTGTAAAAATGTTAGATATATGTGTTTTCACTGTTTTTTCTGTTACGAACAAAGAGGAAGCTATTTCACGATTACTTTTCCCTTTTGTTAGTTCTGACAATACATCCTGCTCTCTAGGTGTTAACGGATGTTCTTCATGTGGACTTAATTCCATTGGTTCATTTTCTTTAGCTAACTGAGTTGTAGCTTCAGGATGTAACGTATTTTCTCCTCTCATTAGCTTTCGAATAGAATCTGCTAAATCATCCGGTTCAATATCTTTTAATTGATACCCTGCTGCACCTGCCCTTAAAGCTGGTATGACATGGTCTCTATCAGAGAAGCTTGTTAGCATTAAAATTTGAATTTGTGGATATTTTGTTTTAATTCGCTTCGTTGCTTGTATACCATCCATTTCAGGCATAACAAGATCCATGAGGACAACGTCTGGCTTTAAACTCTCTGTCATTTCTATAGCTTCTTTTCCATTCGTTGCTTCACCCACGATGTCCATATCCTTTTGTGTCATTAAAAAGAATCTTAGCCCTCTTCTCACTACATGATGATCATCTGCAATTAATACTCGAATCATATATATCCCCCTTTCTAATAAGGTAAACGTACTAGTATTTCCGTCCCTTTATTCCATTCTGTTACCCAGTCAATGGTTCCTCCCATTGAATTTGCTCGATCTCTCATGCTCTGCAAGCCTATAGACGGAAGAATTTTTAATTCATTCATATGAAATCCACAACCCTCATCTTTTACAACTAAGAGAACGTCTGTCGGGGTCACTGTTAAATACAACTCTGCATTTAATACACCTGAGTGCTTTCGAATATTATTTAATGCTTCCTGAGCAATACGAAATAAGGTCTCTTCCATATTAGCTGGTAGGTTTATAACGCCCTTTACTTTAAACGTTAATGTTAGTCCTAATATCTCGCCATAGCCCTTCAAGCCTTCAATTATACCCGCTTCCAACCCTTTTGGTCGAAGCTGCCATATAAGTGCGCGCATTTCAGTCAAAGCTTCCTGCGTTAAATATTGTATTTCTTTAAAGGTAGTTTTGACTTCCTGCTGCTCCGTCATTTCAATACCACCTCTTGCCGTTAAAGTAACTGAGAATAACAGCTGATTAACAGAATCATGCAAGTCCCGAGCAAGACGATTTCTTTCTTGTACAAGTGCAACCTCCCGCTCCTGATTTGTCAAAAGAATGCGCTTGATCGCAGATCCGATTTGGAATGCAACGGACTCTAACAATGCAAGTTCTCCTTCTGAAAAACGAATCGTATTAGGAGTAGCTACATTTAAAAGACCAAAACGTTCCTGCCCAGACTGTAATGGAACCGTAGCGTGATGGGTAATGCCTTCATTGTTTTCATTTTTCATCTTTTGGGTATTTTCAATTCGTTTACATTCAATGATGTTCGATGCTTTTTTTAAATCACCATTTCGAAATCTTGAAACACACCAGCATCCACCTTTTTGCAAGTGTCGGCAATCATTTTGCTGTAGTGCATTAGGCAAATTTTCATGTGTGATAAGTTCTTGCTTACCTTTTTCATTAATAAAAAATATCCAGCCTGTTTCGAAAATAGTGCCTTCTAATAACTTGCGAAGTGCACCTTGCAGCATCTGCTCCATTTCCGTCTCTTCATTTAAAAATTCGGCTATTTCTTTTAATAGTTCTATATTCGAGAGTTCGTTTGACTGCATGTAAACTCCTCCATGTATAATCATCCTTTTGTATAACATTTTATCATTTAATGCTATGAGACTGTAAAAACAAGACATCATACTTTTGACCGAAAAAAAACGAGAAAAGCTTATACCGCTCCTCTCGTTTTTAATCTATTATTCTTCTAAGTACTTATTCATTTTAGCAGTGAAGGCTTCTTTCAACGATTCTAGCTTTTCCATACTTTCTGCTTCTGAGCCACTTGTTACCCCAAAATAATATTTAATCTTCGGCTCCGTTCCACTTGGTCTCACACAAACCCATGAACCATCTGCGAGAAAATATTTTAAAACATTTGATTGTGGCAATAAAATTTGTTCTGCATCTCTACCATCCGTATATGTTCGTAAAGAAGTTAAGTAATCCTCTTGTGATTGAACAGGTATTCCTGCAACCTCTGTTAACTGATTGGCACGAACTCGTTCTAGTAAGTTGTTAATCGCCTTCGCACCACTTACTCCTTTTTTCGTTACAGATACTAGTCCTTCTAAATAGTAGCCATGTCTGTCATATAGGGTACGTAAGGCGTCCACTAATGTCATGTCACGTTCTTTATAGTACGCAGCAGCTTCCACGATAGCTAGCACACTTTGGACAGCGTCTTTGTCGCGCGCAAAGCTTTTTACTAAATAACCGTAGCTTTCTTCATAGCCAAACAAAAATTGGAATTCTTGGGTTTCTTCATATTGCTTAATCTTTTCCCCGATAAATTTAAAGCCAGTTAATACATTTTCTGAACTTGCACCATAATACTCTGCAATAACTCGTCCAAAATCAGATGTTACAATTGTTTTAAAGACTCGCCCATTTGCAGGCATATTGCCCTTTTCTTTTCGTTGAGCCAATAAATATTCAATTAGAATTGCACCGGTTTGATTGCCAGTTAAAAGCTGATAGCCCTTGTCCGTTTTTACTGCTACTCCTACACGATCGCCGTCTGGATCCACTGCAACTAGAATATCGGAATTCTGTTTTTCTCCATATTGAATCGCATACTCAAAAGCACTTTGTTCCTCAGGGTTTGGTGATTTTAAGGTAGGAAACTCGCCATTTGGTTCCATTTGTTCAGCTACATAAAAAATATGCTTATAGCCCACTTCACCTAAAATTCGTTTTGCTGTTTTACCGGATGCTCCGTGAAGAGGAGTAAATACTACTTTTAAATCAGTAGTTAAAGCTAAATCAGGATTTTCCTGCACAGTTTTCAATGCTGCTATATAAGCTTGATCCATTTCTTCCTCTAAACGAATGATTAAATTCTCGTCTATAGCCGTTTGTTTTATTTGAAGAGCATCTCCCGCATTCTGTAC is part of the Psychrobacillus sp. FSL H8-0483 genome and encodes:
- a CDS encoding GAF domain-containing sensor histidine kinase, with the translated sequence MQSNELSNIELLKEIAEFLNEETEMEQMLQGALRKLLEGTIFETGWIFFINEKGKQELITHENLPNALQQNDCRHLQKGGCWCVSRFRNGDLKKASNIIECKRIENTQKMKNENNEGITHHATVPLQSGQERFGLLNVATPNTIRFSEGELALLESVAFQIGSAIKRILLTNQEREVALVQERNRLARDLHDSVNQLLFSVTLTARGGIEMTEQQEVKTTFKEIQYLTQEALTEMRALIWQLRPKGLEAGIIEGLKGYGEILGLTLTFKVKGVINLPANMEETLFRIAQEALNNIRKHSGVLNAELYLTVTPTDVLLVVKDEGCGFHMNELKILPSIGLQSMRDRANSMGGTIDWVTEWNKGTEILVRLPY
- a CDS encoding response regulator transcription factor produces the protein MIRVLIADDHHVVRRGLRFFLMTQKDMDIVGEATNGKEAIEMTESLKPDVVLMDLVMPEMDGIQATKRIKTKYPQIQILMLTSFSDRDHVIPALRAGAAGYQLKDIEPDDLADSIRKLMRGENTLHPEATTQLAKENEPMELSPHEEHPLTPREQDVLSELTKGKSNREIASSLFVTEKTVKTHISNIFTKLHVQDRTQAALYAVKHGLTESSGQ
- a CDS encoding ABC transporter ATP-binding protein, with translation MFSVLFKLKWFFKDHWKRYTVAVSLLIIASAFEVLAPWLVGEAIDTITLGKMTTESLLQYVLYFVGIIIVGYGLNFVWQYQLFGGSISIERILRSKLNRKFLSMTPTFYEKNRTGDLMARATNDLNAVATTAGFGIMTLIDSTMYMAALILAMGFIISWKLTIFAILPIPILALIMQYLGKIIHEKYMVAQDAFGDLNDRVLESVAGVRVIRAYVQERADEQNFADMSEEVYQKNMVVERIDALFGPITKVGTGISYVVALGYGAYLVSQNEMTVGNLITFNVYLGMAIWPMFAIGELINVMQRGNASLDRVQETLDYEADVKDPAAPVQLKEVDSIGFDDVGFQYPLSQVKNLQNIRVNLEKGQTLGIVGKTGSGKTTFMKQLLKEYPIGAGQLTIGDTAISEQTKDQVLEWIGYVPQDHVLFSRTIRQNILFGKEDATEDELEEAIRLAHFQRDLMNLPMGLETLVGEKGVSLSGGQKQRVSIARALIKNPEILLLDDSLSAVDAKTEAKIIENIQNERSGKTTIITTHRLSGIQHADHIIVLDEGLIVEEGTHDELLGQNGWYKEQYDRQQLEGVSS
- a CDS encoding phospho-sugar mutase yields the protein MSYKQLFEQWDSSSELESVWKEDLQLLAKDEKRTEDAFYRDLEFGTGGMRGEIGAGTNRMNTYTVRKATSGLASYIKSAGVDAMSRGVVIAYDSRRYSPQFAQEAANTLASNGIKAYVYSEPRTTPQLSYSVRELHAFMGIVITASHNPPEYNGYKVYGEDGAQLNLEDADSVIQHVQNAGDALQIKQTAIDENLIIRLEEEMDQAYIAALKTVQENPDLALTTDLKVVFTPLHGASGKTAKRILGEVGYKHIFYVAEQMEPNGEFPTLKSPNPEEQSAFEYAIQYGEKQNSDILVAVDPDGDRVGVAVKTDKGYQLLTGNQTGAILIEYLLAQRKEKGNMPANGRVFKTIVTSDFGRVIAEYYGASSENVLTGFKFIGEKIKQYEETQEFQFLFGYEESYGYLVKSFARDKDAVQSVLAIVEAAAYYKERDMTLVDALRTLYDRHGYYLEGLVSVTKKGVSGAKAINNLLERVRANQLTEVAGIPVQSQEDYLTSLRTYTDGRDAEQILLPQSNVLKYFLADGSWVCVRPSGTEPKIKYYFGVTSGSEAESMEKLESLKEAFTAKMNKYLEE
- the chrA gene encoding chromate efflux transporter — encoded protein: MANKYLEILKAATKLGFTSFGGPAAHIGYFREEYVQKRKWLDDKLYADIVALCQFLPGPASSQVGISIGLLRGGILGGIISWFGFTMPSVIILMLFAMFVTSTGSYDSGWIQGLKIVAVAVVAQALLGMQKSLAPDRMRISIAIVCAGLTLLIPTAIGQISIIVVAGLFGYFYFKKELVDPVPKMSLTFGKKTGIISWILFFTLLILLPIFKPFMQSVYYAIFDTYYRVGSIVFGGGHVVLPMLQREVDISSDVFIAGYGAAQAVPGPLFTLAGFLGQVTAGTTGAFVAVIAMFLPSFLLVMGTLPFWSVIRSKKGIQAALKGVNAAVVGILLAALYDPVFTSAVNSSTDFVIVLITFTLLVVYKWAPFKVVLVSALLGAIMHII
- a CDS encoding hemolysin family protein, coding for MDIAIRLTAFAVLIALTAFFVASEFAIVKVRTTRIDQLIAEGNKKALNAKKLVSNLDEYLSACQLGITITALGLGWLGEPTVEALLHPAFEYFELPESVSSILSFIIAFSLVTYIHVVVGELTPKTFAIQQAEAITLAVAKPLIIFDKLMYPVIKGMNGSARFLAVRVFGLKSVSESEVAHSEEELRMILSESYKGGEINQAEYKYVNKIFEFDDRIAKEIMVPRTEIISIDKDLTLSEVFELIGVEQYTRYPVTDGDKDHIIGLVNMKNLLTAYIKDPANASTRVIDYMQSIIRVIENMPIADLLLKIQRERIHMAILMDEYGGTSGLVTIEDIIEEIVGDIRDEFDTDELPEVQKVAENHYIVDAKMLIGNVNDLLGIDIDEEDIDTIGGWFMTKSYDAVKGEKLVEQGFDFMVKEIDGHHIQYLEIIKSAPVDTELEDTVEVQ